ACGCCGTGGCCCGGCTCGCGGGCGTCGCGGTGCGCGCCGCACGTCTGTCCTATGTCGGCGAAGCGGGGTGGGAGATCACCTGCAACACCGCCGACGCCCCTGCCCTCTACGCCGCGTTGACCGGTGCCGGGGCGCGGCCCGCCGGCCTCTTCGCGCAAACATCGATGCGGATCGAGAAGGGGTTCTGCGCCATGGGGCACGAGCTCGACGGCGACGTCACCCCGATCGCCGCCGGCCTCGACTTCGCCGTCCGCAAGACCGGTGGCTTCATCGGAGCCGAGGCGCTGGCCGAGGCGCGCGCGGCAGGGGCCGCGTCCCGTGTTGTCACCGTGGTGCTGACCGACACGGCCGCCGTGCCGCTGGGGCACGAGCCGGTGTTCCTGGGCGACGAAATCGTCGGAGAGACCAGCTCCGCCGCCTTCGGCCACCGGCTCGGACGCCCGCTCGCGCTCGCCCATACGCGCCGCGCGCTGGCGGACGGCACGCACGTTGCGGTCGACATCGCGGGCCGCCGCTTCGACGGGCGGATCGTGCGGGGCCCCGCCTTCGACCCCGAGGGCTTGCGGATGCGCGACGCCCACCTGGTCGAGGGCTAGGCCATGGCCCGCCCCCTTGTCATGGTCGCGCCGACCGGTGCGCGGCTGACGCGCTCCGACCACCCTGCCCTTCCCGTCAGCGTGCCCGAGATCGTCGAGACCACGCGGCGCTGCACCACAGTCGGGGCGGACGCGCTGCACCTGCATGTGCGTGACGCCGACGGCGCCCACTCCCTCGACCCGGGCCTCTACCGCGAGGCGCTGGCCGAGTTGGCCCGGGCGCTGCCCGCTCTGCCCGTCCAAGTCACCACCGAGGCCGCCGGTCGCTATGATGTGACCGACCAGCTCGCCTGCCTCGCCGAGCTGCACCCGGCCTGGGCGAGCGTCGCGATCCGCGAAATGGTTCGCGATCCGGACGTGGCGGCCCGCTTCTATGCCACCGCCGAGGCGACAGGGACGCGCCTTCAGCACATCCTCTACGATGCAGCGGACGCGGTGCGGCTGGCCAAGTGGCAGGCGGACGGGCGGGTGCGCCCCGACCAGACGGAGGCGATCCTCGTCCTCGGCCGCTACGGGGACGGCACCCCAAGCGACCCCACCGCCATCGCCGCATTCGTCGCGGCCCTGCCGGGCGGCACGCCCTGGATGCTCTGCGCCTTCGGCCCGTCGGAACACGCCTGCCTGCGGGAAGCCGCGCGCCTGGGGGGCGACGTGCGGGTCGGGTTCGAGAACAGCCGCACCGCCCCGGACGGCACGGCCTGGACCGACAACGCCGCATCGGTGGCGGCGCTGTGCTCGAGCCTCGCGGAGACGGTCGCATGAGTGTCACCGTCCGACCCGCGCGCGACCTCGATCGCGCCGCCGCCGTGTTGCGCACGCTGCGCCATAGCCTGCCGCAGGAGGTGTTCGACCGCCGCCTCGCCGCCGCGCGCGACGACGGCTACGTCGTGCTGGAGGCGCATGACGGCGACCTCATCCTTGGCGTGCTGGGCTACCGGATCGTCGTCGACGTCTGCTGGGGCCGAACGCTATTCGTGGATGACCTCGTCGTCGCCCAGATCGCGCGTGGGCAAGGCATCGGCGGTGCCCTTCTCGGCGAGGCCAAGGCTCGGGCGCAGGCGCTTCGCTGCGACCATCTGCGCCTGTGTTCGGGCCTGGACCGGCGGGACGCCCACCGCTTCTACGAGGCCCACGGCCTCTCCAGGTCCAGTTTCCAATTCGTCCTCGCCCTATCGAAGGTCTGACACCCATGTCCCATATCTTCCCGCGCCACTGCCACGCCGACATCCCCCGCGCGGTCGCCGGCGACGGCTGCTACCTGATCGACGCGGACGGCAAACGATACTTCGACGGCTCCGGCGGGGCCGCAGTATCCTGCCTGGGCCATTCCAACGCGCGCGTCACCCAGGCGATCAAGGACCAGGCCGACGCGCTCGCCTTCGCGCATACCGGCTTCTTCACGACCGATCCGGCCGAGGAGCTGGCCGACATGCTGATCGCCCAAGCGCCCGGCGATCTCGACCGGGTCTATTTCGTCTCCGGCGGATCGGAAGCCGTCGAGGCGGCGATCAAGCTGGCGCGACAGTTCCACATCGAGAACGGCGCGCCCGAGCGGCGGCACCTCATCGCGCGGCGGCAGAGCTATCACGGCAACACGCTGGGCGCGCTGGCCGTGGGCGGCAACGCCTGGCGCCGCCAGCAATTCGCCCCGCTCCTGATCGACGTGAGCCACATCGCGCCCTGTTACGAGTACGCGGAGCGCGCCGAGGACGAGACCTCGGAGGCCTATGCCGCCCGCGCCGCGCAGGAGCTGGAGGACGAGATCCTGCGGCTCGGCCCCGACACCGTCATGGCCTTCCTCGCCGAGTCGGTCGTGGGCGCAACCCTCGGCGCCGTCCCGCCCGTGGCCGACTACTTCACCCGCATCCGCGAGATCTGCGATCGCTACGGCGTTCTTCTGATCCTGGACGAGGTGATGTGCGGCATGGGTCGGACAGGCCATCTCTTCGCGTGCGAGGCCGACGGCATCGCCCCCGATATCCTGTGCATCGCCAAGGGCTTGGGCGCGGGCTATCAGCCCATCGGAGCGATGCTCTGCACCGATGCAATCTACGACCGCATCGCCGCGGGCACCGGGTTCTTCCAGCACGGCCACACCTATCTCGGCCATCCCATCGCGACGGCGGCGGGCCGCGCCGTCCTGCAGGAACTGGCCGAAGAGGACCTCATCCCCCGCGTCCGCGAGATCGGCGACCGGTTCGAGGCCGCCCTGCGCGATCGCTTCGCGCAGAAGCCCCATGTGGGCGACATCCGCGGACGCGGCTTGTTCTGGGGGATCGAGTTCGTCGCCGACCGCGGCGCACGGACGCCATTCGATCCCACCAGGGGGCTTGCCGGAAAGCTCAAGAAGGCGGCCTTCGCCGAAGGTCTGATCTGTTATCCGATGCCGGGCACGCGCGATGGACGCCACGGGGACCACGTCCTGCTCGCCCCACCCTTCATCATGACCGACGATCAGATCGGCGAGGTTGTCGACAAGCTGGATCGGGCGATGACAGCTGTTTTCGATTGAGAGCCGAACGGTTCGGGCCTGCCTTGATCCTCGGAGCGTCCGCGCCGGGGGACGCGGGTTTGATCCAAGCGGAAGACCGGACGAGTGACGAAGACGCCGAGCGTCCTCGCCAGGTCGATAACCCCGACAGGCGGATCAGCTCGAGCAGACCTTCGATAGACGACAGCGTCGATTTTCGGAAACGAAGGGTGACGAAGAGAGGTGCATCGTAGCTCGGAAAGCTCGCCCCAGCCCTGCAGGCCTCACAAAGCTTGGACCGTCACCGTGGCTCGGAGGCATTTCGCAGCCGCCGGGGTCTACCCCGCGTGGCGTTCCTTCCACCAAGGAGGGCGTGTAGGCTCTCGCGATGCACACGCTCATCGCCCTTCTGCGCGCCGTGAACGTCGGAGGCACCAGCAAACTGCCGATGGCCGAGCTGCGCGCGATGGCCGAGGCAGAAGGCTTCGGTGCCGTGCGGACCTACATCCGGTCCGGCAACCTCGTATTCGAGACCGATCGCGGACAGGATCACGTGAAGACGGCGCTGGAGACCCGGCTCGAAGCCTATGCGGGCAGGCCCGTCGGGGTGATCCTGCGAACGGCCGAGGAGATGAGCGCAATCCTCGCCGCCAACCCCTTCCCCGATGCGGAGCGAAGCAAGGTCGGCGTTCTGTTCCTCGATGCCGCCCCGCCGCCCGATACGTGCGACGCCGCCAAGTGGCACGCGGACGAAGAGATTGCCCTCGGCACCCGCGAGGTCTTCGTTCACTATCCCTCGGGCATGGGCCGAACGAAGCTGCGGCTTCCCGCCATGGCTGACGGCACGATGCGCAACGTCAACACGGTCGCCAAGCTCGCGGACATGGTTGGTAGACGCGAATGATGCGCTCAACTCTCGTAGCAGGGTGAAGATGTGCCGATTGCATGCGCGCGCCGGTAACACCGGGCCGGAACGCCATCGTCATCTCGTTCGGGTCAGCTTCGGCCACGGAAGCGCTTCTTCAGGCGTTTCCAGACCCCACCGGAACGGCCCAAGCTGCCAACCCAAATCTGCCATTCATTCTCGACAGGCCTTCTGAGCGGCAGGGTCCGCCACTCGTCCAGGCCAGCCTTGTCTGGCGTTTTGCCGGACAGGCGGTGATCCAATCGGCGTCGCAAGGCTCACTTGCAGCGCAAGGTCGTGCCCAGAAGCGCCGCAAGCGAATTTCTTCGAAACACCTTGTCGAAGGCTCAGTCGGCGGTGGTCGCGACGCCGTTGCGCCAGGCTGCGCTCGCCTTGCATTGGCGGCAGATGCGATCGGTGAAGCCGCTGCTGTCGTGATCGCCCTGGCATCGCAGGCATTTGCGGATCTTGGGGATGTCGCCTCTGGCCGGGTTCTCTGGTCCGATCCCGCGCTCAGGGGCGACCGCAATTTTGCCGTTCACGCGGCGGTCCAGGTCGAGGAGTCACATCGGTGGGGTTGAACGGTCGGCGGGCGTTGAAGACCCTCGCCGGCCACGACGGTCATGTCCGGTGCGGTCATGGCGCGCGC
This portion of the uncultured Jannaschia sp. genome encodes:
- a CDS encoding 3-keto-5-aminohexanoate cleavage protein; the encoded protein is MARPLVMVAPTGARLTRSDHPALPVSVPEIVETTRRCTTVGADALHLHVRDADGAHSLDPGLYREALAELARALPALPVQVTTEAAGRYDVTDQLACLAELHPAWASVAIREMVRDPDVAARFYATAEATGTRLQHILYDAADAVRLAKWQADGRVRPDQTEAILVLGRYGDGTPSDPTAIAAFVAALPGGTPWMLCAFGPSEHACLREAARLGGDVRVGFENSRTAPDGTAWTDNAASVAALCSSLAETVA
- a CDS encoding GNAT family N-acetyltransferase — translated: MSVTVRPARDLDRAAAVLRTLRHSLPQEVFDRRLAAARDDGYVVLEAHDGDLILGVLGYRIVVDVCWGRTLFVDDLVVAQIARGQGIGGALLGEAKARAQALRCDHLRLCSGLDRRDAHRFYEAHGLSRSSFQFVLALSKV
- a CDS encoding aspartate aminotransferase family protein, which codes for MSHIFPRHCHADIPRAVAGDGCYLIDADGKRYFDGSGGAAVSCLGHSNARVTQAIKDQADALAFAHTGFFTTDPAEELADMLIAQAPGDLDRVYFVSGGSEAVEAAIKLARQFHIENGAPERRHLIARRQSYHGNTLGALAVGGNAWRRQQFAPLLIDVSHIAPCYEYAERAEDETSEAYAARAAQELEDEILRLGPDTVMAFLAESVVGATLGAVPPVADYFTRIREICDRYGVLLILDEVMCGMGRTGHLFACEADGIAPDILCIAKGLGAGYQPIGAMLCTDAIYDRIAAGTGFFQHGHTYLGHPIATAAGRAVLQELAEEDLIPRVREIGDRFEAALRDRFAQKPHVGDIRGRGLFWGIEFVADRGARTPFDPTRGLAGKLKKAAFAEGLICYPMPGTRDGRHGDHVLLAPPFIMTDDQIGEVVDKLDRAMTAVFD
- a CDS encoding DUF1697 domain-containing protein — its product is MHTLIALLRAVNVGGTSKLPMAELRAMAEAEGFGAVRTYIRSGNLVFETDRGQDHVKTALETRLEAYAGRPVGVILRTAEEMSAILAANPFPDAERSKVGVLFLDAAPPPDTCDAAKWHADEEIALGTREVFVHYPSGMGRTKLRLPAMADGTMRNVNTVAKLADMVGRRE